The following DNA comes from Fundulus heteroclitus isolate FHET01 chromosome 1, MU-UCD_Fhet_4.1, whole genome shotgun sequence.
CCTCTCCAGGACACGCGTTGCATAAAGTGGGATTTTTCATCGCTGAAATGCACGCTCCATCTACATTTAATGTTTAGgcgaggcaaatttatttatatagcacaattcagtacagggacaatgcaaagtgctttacatgattaaaatatagcaaattaaaacagaataaaagcaagtaggaataaaatgtagatagaaattagaacgaagtggtgattcagttaactagaacagttgaaggcaatcctacaCTTATTAGTGCTCGTAAGAAATGTACAgttctgaaaataataaaggtaGCAATTCTGACAGTACTGTCAGTTTTGGGGATTTTCAAACATCAATTCAAATTGCCGTCGTGATAAATCAAAAGTTTGCGATACCCGTGAGCCACACGATTAGCTGCCCGTCCTGACTGCTGAGGGTAAACGGGGCCTCGCTGCACCTTTTCAGCCTTTGAAGCGTTTTGAACGCTTTTGGCCGTCGTGTTAAAATTATCGCTACGAAAGGCCGCTCAAAAGAAAACCCGACTTACAGACCTGTTTTGTGCTCTCACCTCTCAGCTGTCCAGACGGGGTCTCGGCGCCTCAGGTCGGTGGTCAGACACGGCACAGCCAGCGGGCGTCTCGGGCCGCAGCAGCACGGCGGAGGAGAGGCTCTGAGGCCGAACACTCCCCCCATTAGTCTGTGAGgcggggggaggaggaggaggaggcgggccACCCGGAGCTGCTACACCCGCCTGGAGCATGGGGCAGAAAGTCCCAGGTGGCATTAAAACTATTGACATGCGGGATCCGGCGTTCAGCCCCCTGACACTGGAGCTGCAGGCCCTGAGCCACACCAAGCCGTCTCGACTGGACCTCCTGCTGGACATGCCGCCCGCCAGCCTGGACACCCAGGTCCAGCACTCGTGGAACAACGACGACCGCTCCCTCAACGTCTTCGTGAAGGACGACAACAAGCTGGTGTTCCACCGGCACCCGGTGGCGCAGAGCACGGACGCCATCCGGGGCCACGTCGGCTACACCAGGGGGCTGCACGTGTGGGAGATCAACTGGGCCATGCGCCAGCGGGGCACGCACGCCGTGGTGGGCGTGGCCACCAGCGACGCGCCGCTGCACTCGGTGGGCTACACGGCGCTGGTGGGCAGCAACTCCGAGTCCTGGGGCTGGGACCTGTGCAGGAGCAAGCTCTACCACGACGGCAAGAACCTGCCGGGGAAAACCTACCCGGCCTTCCTGGAGCCGGACGACACCTTCATAATCCCGGACTCGCTGCTGGTGGTCCTGGACATGGACGAGGGCACCCTGGGCTACATCGTGGACGGACATTACCTGGGCGTGGCTTTTAGAGGACTCAAAGGCAAGAAGCTGCACCCCATAGTGAGTGCCGTGTGGGGACACTGTGAAATACGAATGCGGTACATAAATGGACTCGACCGTAAGTATGAAGCTCGGTGGTTTCAACGTGTGATTGTATGTTCCTGCCCCGTCCTCAGAGCACAGCGCGGTTATGTGTAAACCTGTCTTTCTTCAGTCATAATCCAAACTTAATCTCTGATTAGATTGATCAGTAGCCAGCTGTTTCATCGGGTCCTGGGATGTCTTTATGAAGGACTTCCACTGTAAAGGCGGAGCTTCAAGGTCACTAGTGAACTTTAGCTCCAGGAGGTAGGGGATCCTCCTGTAAGGATGCTAGCAGCACCTTTACAGGCTCCTGGCGTCGTGCTGCTCAGTGTCGCAGGGATTAAAGAAACTACAGGCGGATTAATCCCCGCTTTGTCCAGCTTTAGTGTGGAAACATGGGTGCACATCAGGCTGGGCTCTGCACATCTGTCCCAAGTGCTCTGTGCTCATTAGATCTTTCTGCTCAGCTCCCATCCCTTGCCCTAGTTCTTGTCTCTGCGATAAAGGCGCCGTAGATGATCTCTTATTCAGAGTTAGCTTGGGTCTGAAGTGACGATCTGTCCGTCCTCTGACTTTAGAAGAGAGCAGCTGCCTTAAGATGGAGGCCATGTCGGTGCTCCTTGTTAGGTAGCTGCTCCTTACCAGGCCTGAACTCTGATTTAACCCCACACCCTCCTTCTCATCAGGACAATTGTTGGCAAGACTCTCATCCGACAGCTTGACTGATGCGTCCTACCGAAAGGTTTGCAGCTGGAAAATCGACCTACTTCCTGGATAACTTTGACTGCTGGCGCCACTCTTGACGCAGTTTGCCGTGTGGGGCCTGCCCCCGCAGGAGGTGCACACCCAGTCCTGTAACTGAGCATGTTTGCCTCCTTCGTGTCTGGctctttttaaagcaaagctttttttcttttgtaacttTGTTTACCTGTTGTACAGAAATTAATTTGGTATAGATATATTGTATTTTGATTGTACTCTTTTTGGACTCCATTAATTTGTGTGACGTAGTCGTGCTTTTATTTGGGCATCGTCGTGGTGTAACACAGGTATTACAGCATGGCGTCAGACGGGCAGAGGGTGTTTCCACCGTCTGGGGTTTGGTTTTAAGTCCTCCCCAGGTCCAGAGGAGCACAGCAAACAGAGTACGGCCAAAGAAGGGAAGTTCTTCCCTGTTCTGTCGTCTGAAGGTTTCATCCATCTGGCCATCATGCGTCCAGCCTGTAGTCCTTTGCAGTCCTGGCCTCAGCGGGACAAAATCCATAACCGGCATTTGTGCTTAAAGGTTAAAATCTGTGGAAAATGAATGAGTTAAAAATCTTTGTCTGGAAAAATCTGGACTTACAGGATCAGAATGTGTGAGGACCCTGTGGTTGTGTGCTCTGTGGCAGGCTGTGGTTGGACGCTTAACCGACAACCCCTGAAGCTAACTGTGGCTGCAGCGTTAGCTTAGCAAGAGAGATGCCCCAGCACGACTTTGTTTCCCATCTGGACTATTTCTATCCATTTCATGCTTGTAGACagttctgtgtattttatttgatgatggtgacatgtttttaaacctttgtGTAGTTCTAACAAACCCATGCAGATTTGCAGTTTATATCCTGGCTAATCCTTCAGTGTCCGCCTGCAGACCGGTCCCCTTCCTAACCCTtgtccctcctctctcctctctcccctcccaGCTGAACCTCTCTCGCTGATGGACCTCTGCAGGCGCTCGGTGAGGGTGGCGTTGGGACGAGACCGGCTGAATGAAATCCACAGACTTCCCCTGCCAGCCTCCCTCAAGAACTACCTGCTCTACCAATGACGAAGCCGGGTGACTCAACCCACCCAGCACTCCCTCGTTTTCTCTCTCTGGGATCGTCCTTGGGTTTAAACCCGTTTGGCAGCATTACTGAGGCCTCCAGGACTGACTAGGCCGCCTGCGTGAATTAGCAAGTACACTTCTCTGTCAGTGGCAAAAACTCCTCTGGAGTTTCTTATCCTGTTTTTATGACTCTTTTCAACTGTAATCTTTAACTTTGTCAAATCAGGAATCATTGAGTACTATGCACACACCGATCCGGCCGATGCCCTGACAGTCACCACGTCGGTGAACCGCTTCTAGCTTGTAGGTTGGCGAGGCATCTGCCGCCGCGACCTCCAAGCTCCTCCTTCGGTTATGCATTCCTGTCTTGTAGCCTTGGAAATCTGAATGAAACCCTGAAATGAGGcgctggggggggggagacgtGGAACACGGTGCACTGCTGTTATCTGACCACCAGGTGGCAGTAGAGCTGCGTCAAATCGAGCATCATAAAGTTCTGGGTTTTAGAAATGGTTTTTAAAGGCTTATTGGCTCGTTCACATGACACAGGAGAGGCGATGAGCGTTTTATAGAGAGCTCCTGGTTCACTGTGAATCCGTGGAAACGCAGCACCGACCACTCGCTGCGCTCAGGTTCCTCCGTAACACGGCCGCCCGCGCGTTCTTCTGCAGAAAGATAATGTCACTGTGATTATTTGTAGCATGCACCTGCAGGAAACTCTTCTCAACAGACTCCTttttagcgttttttttttttttcctcccgtTGCTCCTTGTTTTATTGGTGCGGTAGTTTTCAGCCACGTGCCTTTGGGGCCCAAgagcgttttttttaaactcgtGTAATCTCCATGTTCTGAGCACTGGTTTGCACATCTTAAAACAAAGAATGGaggttagaaaaataaaatggacatGTAAATGTTGGCTGGCTCTTGGGTCCCACTGGCAGATAACAGAACATCTTTGTCTTGTGTTTATGAAATGTATAGATGGgggtcagggtttttttttttttttttcttttttttttttggaggtgcCTGACTTTAAGCGTTGGTTTTAAAGCACCGTATTGACAGAAAGCGACAATCTACAATGTGCTGCACAAACATAAGGAAAGTAGGTCAGATGGGCAACAGTTTGTCAAATGCCATATCATCatcttgtctgtttttaattgtGTATAAGTGGTACACTTTACTTTTCCTTGCTTGCTTCCACTTGATTTGTATTACTTGGTGTATATTTGTTTGTATCTATTAAAGATTATTTCACAGTATCTTGTTCATTCCGACTTGTCATTTTGGCTTCTTATACTATCCTGTAACAAATGGCAGCTAATTGCTTCAAAAGCCTTTATTATGTTATGTGTGATATGGTTAGCATCAAAGTTAAGGGATTATTCTGCAGTTGGTATGAAAGCTGGATTAGAAATTACTATTCAACAAAATATTCAGTAATAAGGATGCACCGATTTTTAGAAACCAATATCAAAGGAGTTGCTCTTGGTCCTACTTTTGGACGCTTAACGGCGACTTGGTTCGCTTCTGCCTTTGGCCGGCTGGTTTTATGCAATAATTTAACTCGTTTTATGG
Coding sequences within:
- the spsb1 gene encoding SPRY domain-containing SOCS box protein 1; this encodes MGQKVPGGIKTIDMRDPAFSPLTLELQALSHTKPSRLDLLLDMPPASLDTQVQHSWNNDDRSLNVFVKDDNKLVFHRHPVAQSTDAIRGHVGYTRGLHVWEINWAMRQRGTHAVVGVATSDAPLHSVGYTALVGSNSESWGWDLCRSKLYHDGKNLPGKTYPAFLEPDDTFIIPDSLLVVLDMDEGTLGYIVDGHYLGVAFRGLKGKKLHPIVSAVWGHCEIRMRYINGLDPEPLSLMDLCRRSVRVALGRDRLNEIHRLPLPASLKNYLLYQ